The genomic region CCTTACCCGATCCGCGCCCCGTCCTGCATGAACTGCATCGCCTGTTAAAGCCAGGAGGTTTGCTGTTATGTAATATTCCTGGCTTTGAAGACAGTATTGCCGACATTGATATGGAGGCGATCGGGGAAAATCAGTATCTCTATCAGGGGCGATATTTCTACCGCTTTGTCTATCAAGATGAAGCGATCGCCCTCTTAGAATCTTGTGGCTTTCAAATGATTCATCATCAGCTTTGCTCATGGGTAGAGGCGGCCCATCCATCGTTCCGCAGTGATGCCCATACGCACTCAAGCTATGTATTTCTGGTTGAGAAAGCCGGTTGACCTCATTCTCCGCTATGAGGGTGCAAGAATAGCCTTCACCTCTTCCACCACACGACGTTTGCTGGCTAGTAAATGCTCTCGGATGGCTTGGATCGCTTCTTCAGTCTGCTGGTGGGTGATCGCCTGATAAACCCGTTGATGTTCGGTATTGATATCTAGGACTCGGGGATTGTGGTGGGTAGTGCGAATGCGTAGGAGGGTCATCTTACTAAAGACCTGATCGAGTAGCCCCAGGAGACATAAATTACCGGAGCTTTCAGCAATTAGACGATGGAAGCGATAATCTAAGTCCAGCATCTGAGATCCTAGATCAACCGATGGCTTTTGCTGAACTAAGGCTCCTGACTCGTTCAAATAGTACTCAAATTGGCGTAATTGCTCCGGCTTAATCCACTGACAGGCTTCAGTGACAGCCAAGGTTTCCAGGGCAATCCGGCAATCATACAAATGCTCAGCTTCGCGAGCGGAGATAGTTGTAACCCTCAGCCATCCGTTACCATCAGCCGTCACCAGCTCTTCTTGCTGAAGTTGGCGAATGGCTTCTCGAATAGGAGTGCGGCTCACTTTAAGATGACTGGCAATTTGAGTTTCTATCAAGCGATCGCCAGGCAATAACTCGCCGGATAAAATACTGCCTCGCAGAGCATCGTAGGTTTGCTCTGACAACGACTTTTGACGCTGAACGACCTGGTTGATCATTCCCAAGATCACAACTCCTAACTGATCTAATAGAAGAGAGTGGGCAATGGCATGATAAGGTTTTACCCTAATACAGGATTGCTACCTAGTATAACCATCCCATGGTCTAAGACGATGACTGGCAGCTTTTCGTCACATACTGCTTTTCGTCACATACCCTAGGACTACAATAGCCTGCACCCGAATAGCCTGTACCCGTCAACCCTTGATAAATGTAGAACGTCCGATAGAGTGACTAATGCTATGGTAACGGAAAATGTTGCCATAAACTGTCGCTAAGCCTAACTCAAGGCTTGCCCCTAATGGAGGATTTGGGAGAGAAACTGCTGGGTGCGCTGATGCTTTGGATGGGTGAAGAACTCTTGGGGGGTAGCCTCTTCCACAAGCTGCCCCTCAGCCATCAGCACAATGCGATCGGCGACTTCTCGGGCAAAGCCTACCTCATGGGTAACACACACCATGGTCATCCCTGATTGGGCTAAGGAACGCATGGCGTCCAACACCTCTCGCACCATCTCCGGATCGAGCGCTGAGGTGGGTTCATCGAATAGCATAATTTTGGGCTGCATGGCCAAGGCACGAGCGATCGCCACCCGCTGCTGCTGCCCCCCGGATAGTTGTCCTGGATACTTATGGGCTTGATCTAAAATTCCTACTCGCTCTAGTAATTCTGCTGCAATGTCTTTGGCCTGTTGTTTACTCCAGCGGCGTACCTCCATGGGGGCAAGAGTAACATTATCCAATACGCTTAAATGGGGAAATAAATTAAACTGTTGAAATACCATACCTACTTCCCTACGAATCGCCTCTACATTTTTCATCTTGGGCGTGAGGGCAATTCCATCGACCTCAATGCTACCCTTTTGAAAAGGTTCTAGTGCATTAAAGGTTCGGATAAACGTAGATTTGCCGGAGCCAGATGGCCCCATGATCACCACAACTTCGCCACGCTGAACGGTCAAACTAACCCCCTTCAAAACATGGAAATCATTGCTGTACCATTTCTCGACCTGATGGGCAATGATGGCAGGGGTACCATCGGCAATGGAATGAGATGAAATGGATTGGGAAGGCTGTACCATAGTTCTGTCCTAGTGAGACGTAAAATTAAGTTACAATACTAAGTCCTTGCTTGACTTGACGCCATAGGTCTTCAATTAAGTCTTCAATCTTGATCAAGTAAGCTGTGATGCTGATAAAAAAGCATTCTATGCGTTCCACAACCTGTTGGGAAGCTAGGATGTTTAATCAGTATGGCTACGAACTCGCTGAACTGGTTCATGAGCGATCGCTAGCGTTGCTGAATCGATAGATGATTTGCCCTCATCCCTAACCCTTATCTCCAAGGGGAAGAGAGCTAGAACTCTTCTCCCCTATCTTTAGAGCTAGGGCAGATTTAGGACGTCATACCTGCTTCAGCAACGCTCGATCGCTTGCCTAGAAGGCAGGAATTTGAAGGGGTTCACCGAACCACTCTTGGGATAGCGTCTCAAATTCACCGGAGAATCGTTTGTGACGGATAAAAACATTGACCCATTGCAGCATATCAAGATCGCCTCGACGCATACCGATGTAGCAGGGAGAGTTTTTCATCACGAACAAATTTTGTAGATCAGCCGTTGGGTTGTCCTGAATGACCTTGCCAGCAATCGTATTTCCTGTGGCGATTAAATCAACCTGACCTGCTAACAATGCGGAAACTGTAATGCTGTTATCCTCAAATCGCTTGATTTCCACTCCTTCAGGAGCCTTATCGGTGACTTCTAGATCTTCTAAAGAACCTTGAGTAACCCCAACACTGTAACCTGATAGATCGCTGTAGTCAGAAATGTCAGCGCTAGATGGGCCATAGACACCGGAGAAAAATGGTGCATAGGGGATGGACGAAAAGTAGATGGATTTAGCCCGTTCTGGGGTAGCACCTAGGCTAGAAATGACTAAATCTGCTCGATTAGTTTGCAGGTAGGGAATTCGGTTGGTACTGGTGACGGGCACCAATTCTAAGTTAACCTCTAGGGCTTCAGCAATAAGTTTTGCAACCTCAATGTCATAGCCTTGAGGCTGTCCATCTGCACCCATTGATCCAAAGGGAGGGGAATCTTGGGGAACTGCTATTTTAACTACCCCTGTACTCAGGATTTGATCAAGCGTGTTGCCTACGGCCACCTCCCCAGCAGACGATGAACTATCCGATGGATCTACAGCGACTTGCTGAGCAGTGATGGATCCGGTAGAACAAGAAACGATGCTAACCGTGAAAAGCAGGCTAATTCCAGTAATAACGGCAGTCTTAAGCCATGTTTGAGGTAGGTTTAACTGAGTGGAAAAGCGTTTGACGATAGCGCTAAGGGCTTGAATCATGATGGGTAATCCTAATAATGGAACGTAAGTGATAGTTGACGTACGAAGACCGGGCTGTACTAACGACGAGATGCATTAGTTGCCATAGGTGAACTGTTTTTCCAGACGTTTACTCCATAAAGAGAGGGGAAAGCATAGGCAGAAATAGATCACAGCAGCTATGGAATAAACCAAGAAAGGCTGAAAGGTGATATTGCTGATAGATGATGCGGAGCGGGTCAACTCGATGAAGCCAATCACTGAAGCTAGGGAGGTTCCTTTGATAACCTGTACGGCAAACCCTACGGTTGAGGGAATAGACATACGAATGGCCTGAGGGAGGATAATGCGCCGTAGCTGTTTGGGGTAGCTAAGTCCTAGGGAACGGGAGGCATCCCATTGACCGTGAGGTACAGCTTCTACAGATCCACGCCAGATATCGGCTAAGAAAGCACTGCTATAAGTTGTCAGGGCGATCGCGGCTGATAGCCATGGAGATAGATTAAGATCGAAGACGACGGATAGCCCGAAAAAAACAAGAAATAACTGCATGAGCAGAGGCGTGGCTTCGAAAAGCTCAATATATAGAATGCTAAGCGATCGCAGCCATGGATTAGGGGAAATACGCAGCAGCATGATCAAGAAACCTGCCAGACCACCGCCCACGAAGGCGATCGCTGATAGAGCTATCGTCCATCGGGTTGCTATTAATAGGTTGACTAAAATTTGGGAAAGGGTGAAGTCTTGCATGATAGATCGCTATTGAGATACCTAAACCACTGAATATATTGACTCCTAGCGGATATATTGCGTAAATGCAAAAAAACGGCGCTGGACTAAAAAGGCGATCGCTTTCAAACACCACACCAAGGCTACATAGATCAACGAAATGGCCAGATAGATTTCAAAACTGCGGAAGGTGCGAGACTGCAAATAATTACCAACAAATGTTAGTTCTTCGGCTGAAATCTGTGACACTACACTACTGAATAGCACAGCGATCACAATCTGACTAACTAGGGCAGGATAAATATTGCCCAATGCTGGAATCAAAACAATATGACGAAATATCTGAAATGGCTTAAACCCTAGGGCTAAACCAGCCTCAACTTGTCCTTTAGCGATTCCTTCTATTCCAGCCCGCACAATCTCTGTAGCATAGGCACCAAAGTTGATGGCCAGGGCCAATACTGCGGCTTGCCAGGGCGACATGCGCACACCAATGCTGGGTAAACCAAAGAAAAAGAAGAAGAGCTGAATCAGAAATGGAGTATTGCGGAAAAACTCCACGTAAGCGATCGCAATTCCATTGGCAATACGATTGTCGGATGTGCGACCAATGGCTCCTAGGATGCCGAGGAGCAACCCAAAGGCGATCGCCACACCGGTAATCTGAAACGTCAACCAGACTCCTTGTATAAAGAGTCCCGCATTGTTCCATACCACCGAAAACTGGGGGTTATAGTCCATGCCCACCTCTCGATTTCTGTATGCTGTGTACTGTATACAAAATGACTGTGGGTTTTTTGTGGGTTGGGATACCGTTTGGACTTGATTTGTTCAATAAATGATGACCTGTGAAGTGATGACCTGTGAAGACGATCCAGATAGCAAGGCTTGCTGCGCCATGGATTGAGTTCTACTAAAGCGATCGCGCCTACAGTGTTGCAAGACAGAAAAACGAAGATAGAAGAACGAAGAGAAATCTCAGAGTATTAGTGATAGGGTGCAGCAACCCGTAATGCCTGTAGAAATGTTTAGTCTAATTCAGCTCCTCAAAGGGTGTGTCTGCAACTTGAATGATCGTTGCTGAATGAGGCCATGCCATCGAAATGCGAACCATTAAGATCGTGGGAGCGTTTCGCTCACGGTTCTTGAGCGCAGCCTGTACGCGATTCAGCAACGCCTAGTCCGAATGCCCATATGGCTCCACACCATGATCGAACGCATGGTTCATGGCGGCAGGCCCCCCACGAACTAAAAGTACCCGACTAGGGTACTGACATCCCTTAGCCTGATCTGCCACCTTGTATACAGATTGAATCAAGGCAAGCGACAGATAAATTAGTTCATCGTCTTTTGTCTGGTTCCTTCAAATTCGTTGTTAACACATAGAGGATATGACAATGACTGCAACACAAATCGCTCCAACGGCTATTTCGACCAACGGCGCACAGCCCCACAAGTCACTGACAGATACGGAAACCTATTCCAAGAATGTTCTAGGCCCAGTGTCCTTTACTCTGAGTAACCTGAATGTTCGTGGTTATGCCGGAGAACCTGAACCCCCTGTTCATGTGGCTCCTGAACAGTCTCAGTACATCATTGCATCGAATGAACAGTTTGAAGTAAGTGTTGATGTTGAATTCAACAACAGCCCTTTGGCGCAATTGATGATGTGTTTGGGCACTAAGGTGTCGGTGTGCTTCTCCTTTGAAGGTATTGGTGCAAAAGCGGTTGAACTGGATCTATCTGACGCGATCGTCACTGAAAAAGGTCGTACGCAGTACACCCTCAAGTGGGTGGGTACGCCTGATGCGGCTAAGCTCACTCCTGGATTCTATGCGATCGCTGCTGTAGCTACCGTTGGCCCTGTCGAACACTCCTGTGCGCCCAAGTGTGCGTTTGGGTTTGGTTATATCGCTAAGGTGCTGCTACAAATCTACAGCGCGTTTGAATGCTAAACCAGCTCAAGGACACCAGACGTTATGTAGCCTTCCTGCTGGTGTCTTAGCTAGGTAAACGACTTGGGGAGGAGCATGATCGTTCCTCCTCTTTCTTTCCCACAGAGCCATTGATATCTCCTGACTCTATCCGTTGAGCGATCGCTGAGGTGACTGCTCAACGGACTTTTTGGATGAATGCTAGTCAACACAGTAGTCAACACAGTAGTCAACACCGTTTGGAGAGGTGGATGGGATACTTATGCTACACTCAACTTTAAGGTTTAACCCACGTGAATGATGTCTGTTTCAAGCCAATCTCCGAGCCAATCTAGCGATCTATGGACGCTGTTCCACGAAAGACCCCATCTGCGGGTTAGCGATGGAGCGGCTGTTCCGTTATGGGAAGATGGTGAATCTGCCCCCTATTTTCTCATCCTCCTCTGGCCCCAGTTAGGCGATTTTGATAGTTTAGAATATGCCTGGTGGCTGCAACGGGATGCCCAACGGCTGCAGGATCTGGGGGTGGCTGTGCGTGCCATTGGCATTGGCGATCGCAACTCTGGGCAGCGATTTTGCACCTACACGGGGTTTCCGGCAGATTGTTTATGGGTGGATCCCACGGCAAGCCTACACCAGCAGCTCAGCCTGTACCCTGGACTTTCCCTCAAACCGCCCGGATTTTCCGCAGCCCAGCGAGCTTGGCTCAACCTTTTGCTGATGTGTGCAGGCATCGGTAGCCCTGGTACCTTAGCTGAAGTGTTCCGTGGTTATCGGGGCGATCGCCAAGCTCCACAGCTCATTGGCGATGATCAAGTTGTCCATGCGGCTCCGCTACCGCCGTTGAGAGGCTCTTGGTTTCAGTGGGCTGGAGGACAAGGGTTTCAGCGCCCTTTTGAGCTAGCAACTCTACGGCTCCGCAATATGGCAGAAGCGCTAGGACATTGGACAACCTACGTACCCAAAGCTGACTATTTAACGCAGCGGGGGGCAACTTTTCTTTTTGATGCCCAGGGACATCTGCTGTATGAACATCGCGATCGCGCCATCTTGGGTTTTTCTGAAACGATGAGCAATCCGCTTGATTTTCTTTCGGCTGTGTCGATGAATCAGGCTGATTCTGGTGTTGCTGAATCGCCTACAGGCTGCGCTCAGGAACCGTGAGCGAGATGCTCCCACGATCTGGATGGTTCACATTTCGATGGCATCGCCTCGTTCAGCAACGCCCGAAATACTACTACTACTCAGCAACACCCGAGATGGATACTAGACTTTATCGGAATTAGGAAAAGCAATCAGTTCTTAGCCTGAAACCAATTGATCTGATGGCTACTACATTCACTACATTCATTTGGATGTCGAGCAACTCATTGCTGATAAAGTCTACTATCCCCGCTGTTTAGACAAGATTGAGGGTTTGGCGCAGTCGAGTTTGGTCACTACTGCTGATTTTGAAGCGACCGTTTTCAACATCGCGAATCCAGCTCTGGCTTTTGCCAAGACGCTCGGCCAGTGCCCGTTGACTGAGATTCAGTTGCTGACGAGCAGCTTTGATGACGTGACTGGATAGGGGATGGGCATGAACTGTGGATGATTTGCTCTGGCGGCGATGTTTGGTGCGGGGCCGTCGCAGGCTCTGCTGCCACTCTTCTGACAACTCAAATCCTAGAATCCGTGCATTGAGCAATCGTTGCCACTTGTTCCGAGGTGCAATATCTGTGAGGCTGAGGGCTTGGTTGGCGTCGTTCGTCCAAAATTCTAGAGCATCATCCGCATCATCCGGAATATCTGCAACCCTTGCCCAAAGGGGTTGAATATCAGATCCGTAGGTATCTGGATCAAACTGTGGCTTGAGTCCGTAATGGTAGATGGCTTCCAAGTCACTTTCAAAGGTTTTGAGTAAGCGCTTGTGGGCTCCGCGAATGGTCATCGCATCGGATAGCCGTTGATTTCCGTAGGCAATGCGCAGTAATGTCCGGACTGTGACGCGGTGATCGCCCCCTAGACGCAGCTTGAAGACAAGCCACAGCAGTAGCCGTACGGCTCCCTCATGCTGCTGCCAGTTTCCCATCACTTCTGTGAGCAGTGACTGAGGTAAGGTACCGTATTGATAAAAAGCGGTTTGTTTACGGTAGTCTTGCTTGTTTAGAAAATGCTTGGCCCAGTCGCCAGTTTGAATGCTGAACCCCAGACCAATGAGGTGGCGATAGCCTTGGTCGTCGATGTCAAAGTAATATTGGGTATCCAGCAACTGCCACACGGGCTGTTCGGGAATTGAGAATCCTGGCACTTTGCCTTGACGTGGCCAGTCTAGAGTGACCAACAGTTGGCAGGCTTGATACACTAAGTCTTTGATTAAGGTAAGCTTTGCCAGTTTTGTGAGGTCTTTGCGTTTGTGAAGTCCTAGGTATTGTTCGATATGTTGATCATTGAGGATAAAGGGCGTTTCCCAAGGACAGTTAAGTGTTGTAGCATAGGCGGCAAAGATCAGATGAATACAGACGGCACGAATATCAAAGTTGCCTAGGGCAGCCGTTCCCAAACTATAGGCCATCGGCGGCGAGTCTGGTAATTCTGGATTGGAGGATAGGCGAAACTGAATATTTCCCTGACCTCGGTGGATGCTGCGTTGGTAGCACAAGTGATCATGGTCATCAGCATACCAAGACAGCGACTCTCGTTGAGCCAAAATGTTGCTAGCTTCCCAGACCACCATGGAGGAGGCAAAGGGCGTCGTTTTACCATTGAGAAAGATTTCGTGGATGGCGGCGGGTAGCAGGGTACTTCTGTTGCGCCCTTTTTTGGCGGGGAGCGGCGTTACCGAGCTAACCGCACAAACGTCCACGCAGCGAGGAGTATCTACATCTGGGCAGCGATCGCACAAGGTTGGATCGATCCAGTAACCAGCGTCAGTGGTCTTAACTGCGCCGTTTGGGCAGCTTGAATGACATTGATCGCAGGCAATACAGCTTGCTTTAACGGCATACGTCATCACTAAGTCCCCCTGTTGAGCTCATTACTCTACTAGGGATAACAATCTATATGTTTAAGTTTTATGCTTCTGAATACGTTTTAATGATCTCTTCGCTATCGTTTTGAATAAGTTTATGGTAAACTTCCCTTAAATATTTTGTGTATCTAAAGTTACCTTTTTGCTGCGATTTGTGTGGTGAAACTCTGACTCTATTGCAAATGTGTAGTAATTAGCAATGGAAGTTGATAAAGGCGTAAGTAACGCGTTACATTGTCTGGATACGACAACAAACGTTAGATCTAGATAAGACTCTATGCAATGCATTGAAGCTATTGGATAGAGTTTAGTCAAGGTTGACCCTCTAGAACAGTCATCCTATCAGGGCATTGCTGAATCGATAGATGATTTGCTCTCATCCCCAACCCTTCTCCCCAGGGAGAACGGAGCTAGAACTCCTGTTTCCTCTCCGTAGGGAGAGGGCTAGGGAGAGGGCGGATTGAGCCATTCATACTTGTTTCAGCAACGCCCCTATCAGTTCTGCTAGCCTGTTATCCCCAGAACTCAGCTTCTTTCTTGAACCTTCGATGACGTAGGATTCAGGTGGCGATCGAGCAGGGCAGATAGCCGGGGGATTTTGACTCGGTTGTAGCGGTGCCGACCGGGCATCACGGTTAAGGTAGGTGCATCGGAACAACGCTTTTGGCAGCCGGTGTATTGAATCTCGACCTGGTGGTGCAGATTGCGATCGCGTAAGGCTTGTTTGAGTGCCGTGACCATCTCCTGCCCGCCGCGTTTTTGGCAGCCAGATTTACGGCATACCTGTAGCTTGATGTGCTGAACAGGTAATGGCGGGGTGCAGGGTACAGGGTTGGCTGGAAGAGCGGTTACAGGGATTGTGGGTTGTATCCTAGGCAAGGTCAAAACTTGATAGGCTTTGAGCTTGATCACGCCAGTTTTTGTATCCCAATGGCTACGACCAATACAGTGAAGGCGATCGCCTGCTTGAAGATGCGATCGCCAAGGGCCGCGCAATTCTTTCCGCAGTTTGATAGCCAGTATCTCGCCCTCCACCTCCAGCCGCATCATTTTGGCTGTTGCTGGGCTATCCCCCAAGAAATCAATAAAAGTGCCGTCAAGATTAAACATCCAGGGGGGAAGCAGATTTGGGTCAGCCATAACGAATCTCCTGTGATAGTGGGTCTTCAATCTTGTAAAATCTCAGAATGCTCGGAATGCTCAGAGCGTGGCGTCTTTGGGCGGTTCTGAATAGCGGTATGATTTTGCAACCTATTGTGTGGCGTTTCAGATCCTGTTGCTAGGGCTCATGTTCTAGTGCAGCTCAGATCCTGTTGCTACGGCTCATGTTCTAGTGTGGCAATCCCCGTTTGAACTAATTTAACTTTCTAGCCTCTACGGTTTGAGGCGTAGTAATGGGTTCACTCAATCCTGAAATCGATAGCTCCCAGCCATTCGACAAGGTCAATCGTTGGGTATTTTCCTCTTGACGTTGGGCAATGACTTCTTCCTCTAGGTCTTTTTTGGCTACATAAACCAAGAGCTTGCCGGCGGCGTTAGTACGGAGCATTACTTTCATGGTGCAGGTATGGTAATGGGGTATGGAGGTTAGAGTGATGATGGTAGATGGTAGATCGATGATGGTAGATGCTAGATGTAGCCATGGTCATGCTGTTTAGAGCCTGTGGCATTGAATCCCCGGCGATCGCTGCTCCCCTACCTAGAGAAGCAGCATGATCGTGATAGATCGGGATCAGCCGGTGGATCGACAGCCTTGCATGGGTAGCGATCGCTCGGTTGCTGAACGCTATAGGGCAGAGTCGCTTCAGTAAGGTTTACGGGTCTCTGTTGGAGAACGGTTGGGATGGGTTAGATCTAGGTGAGGAATACGCACTAAGCTTTGGATAAAATAGCGAAAGATACAAGCGATCGCCATGAAGAAAATAGTTGTGGAGAGAAAAGATATCATGGTAGGTCAATCCTGGGTGTGAGGAATAATAAAGCTTATGGACTTGGAGTGGCTAACTTGGGAGGCTGAGGGTAAGGCTATCCCCAGCAAGGAAGTGATCAACATGGAAGGCACGATCTTCCGTTTTTAGCAAAATGCTGTCGTAGAGGTAGCGGGTGGCGCGATCGCCCACACTTTCTGCCTGGGTTGATAAGCGACGCAAAAGAGCAATCATCGCCTGTTCGGCAGTGAGATCATTCTCTAGCATTTGGCGGCAGGTAAACGCCCCATCAGGCTCAGGTGTAAAACAACAGAGGTCAGCTAAGGTCGCAAAACTGCCCGCTGGAATGCCGCCAAGACCGTTGAGCCGTTCGGCTAAGTCGTGGGCATGGCTTTGAACATCGCCGTAGCTGTCTTGAAAGAATTCGTGGATCGAGTAGAACTCGGCTCCGTCTACAACAAAATGATGCTTTTGGTACTGCAAGTAGAGAGCCTGAAAGCTAGCGAAGGCTAGGTTAAGTCCTTCGCAAACAGCGATGGTGATGTCAAGTTCAAAACCAACGGGGTTGTTGCCAACGTCGCCAAAGGCGCGAACTAGGTTGTTGAGGGTCGTTTCAGTTGTCGTCATAGGGTGACTCCAGTAGGTGGTTATGAGATATGAAACAGGTCAGTCAATCGTCACGCATCAAACTTGGATTGGATGCATACTATCGGAAACGATAGGCTCCCAAGGGCGATCGCTAGCCTATCCAACCAAGTATGAAAGGTGGCTACAGATAGACCATGGTGAGAGAGGAGAGCTTAAGAACAGATAGGTTAAGAGTAGATAGGTTGATGGCAGATAGGTTGAGGACAGACAGGCTTAGGAGTTGGCCAAGCAGGTGACGCGGGTATGCCAACATCGCTCCAACCAGGTCACGCCTTCCTGGCGAGATAGGGAAAACTGGTGTAGGGTGCTGCGAACAAGTAGTAGGGCTAGGGCATGGTTGACCTCAACTCGTAGGCTGCCATCGGCGGGACAGGCACAGGGAATATTCAGCTCCTGAAGACGATGGTGGATAGACCAGCGATCGCACCGCTGAACTGAGACGGCTTGCCCCCAGTCGGAGGGAGCGGCAAAGGATGGATTCATGAGCTAACCTCCAAGGGGGTTTGAGATGGATGGGTGAGAGTTGATGATTGAAGATGGGACTGAAGATGAGTAAGTTGTGCTTCCAAGGTTTCGATTCGATCCAAAAGCGATCGCAACGATGCGGCATCGGTATCGGGAAGCTGAGCATGGTCTAAGGGCGCGGTTCTAGCATTACCACGGGATACGTGACGGCTGGGAATGCCAACAGCGGTGTAGTGGGCTGGTACAGCCCGTAGGACAACGGCCCCAGCCCCAATCCGGGCATAGTCACCAATGGCGATCGGCCCCAAAATCTTGGCCCCAGCTCCGATCACCACATGGCTACCTACGGTGGGATGGCGTTTACCTATGTCCCGGCCAGTGCCCCCTAGGGTGACACCTTGGTAAATCAAACTATAGTCTCCGACCCTAGCCGTTTCGCCAATTACCACCCCGAGACCGTGGTCGATGAAAACACCCCGGCCTATCTGGGCTCCGGGGTGAATTTCGATCCCTGTTAAGAAACGACTCAGGTGGGCCATGAAGCGAGGCAGGAGACGTAGATTCCGTTGATAAAGCCAGTGGGCTAGGCGATGGGCAGCGATCGCGTGCAAGCCTGGATAGCAACAGAGCACCTCTAGCCAATGGTGTGCTGCTGGGTCACGCTCAAAAATAATGGCAATATCATCGAACAGCGGCAGCGATCGATGGAGTCGAGGTAGGGTGCTCTGGACGTGATGGAGGAAGTGGCGGGGTGAGGAGAAAACCATGGTGCGCTGGGGGCTGTGTTTTCCTGCTTATAGCAACCAGCCTTTTGAAGCTGAGGGCAGGGGTGAAGCATCCAGATTTTAAAGCTATTAGCACTGTACTCAGCCGCTATACCGTAGGCGGGCAAACCGTTTTAGATTTCTTTAAGGACAGGGGACAGGTATTTTCGGGTTGGCGCTTAGGTATTTCCTAGGGGAGGGACGAGCATTGTGTACTCACGGGCAATGCCTAGGCCATTCATGGGTGAGCACGATTTTTAGGCATAGATAAGACGTTGAAATGGTGTACTCATTCGCGGTCTTTTCGTAGCCTACTTAACGTTTTTACTAAAAGAACTGTAGCAGACTATGCAGAAGGTCGTCTAATCTCCTCAGTAATCCGTAATCACGCTTGTCGAATGGCTGAGGAAGGGATGTCTGGGCAAGAAACTCAATGGAGTTCAAGCTGGAATCTCTGAAAAGGGCAGCGATCGCTTGATGGCCCAGCGTTGTTGAAGAGAGAAGCAGTGGCGTTGCTGAATCGCAAGATGATGTGCGCCAACGAACTCTGAGCGAGATGCTCACACGCACTATTCCCAATCAAGGTCGTGCGGGTATCTTGCTCCTCCCCGATTTCATCACTTCATTCAGCAACGCCGAGGCAGTCACAATGCTTGATATGGGGTTTCAGGACGTCTTGTTTAAGGTTCATGTCCTGATGCGGTCATGCCGATGGAGCGATCTCTCGTAAGCGATTTCTAGCCATAGACCTACTCGCAATCATGGTGGTTTACATTGCTTAATGCAGAATAGTTAACTCTGCTACTGTTTGATCTTGTAAATAGAAATGATGGATACAAACGCTAGTTCTTATTTTCTTAACAAGTTCTTGATTCTGTATCAATCGCTGCAAAAAGC from Leptolyngbya sp. CCY15150 harbors:
- a CDS encoding GntR family transcriptional regulator — its product is MINQVVQRQKSLSEQTYDALRGSILSGELLPGDRLIETQIASHLKVSRTPIREAIRQLQQEELVTADGNGWLRVTTISAREAEHLYDCRIALETLAVTEACQWIKPEQLRQFEYYLNESGALVQQKPSVDLGSQMLDLDYRFHRLIAESSGNLCLLGLLDQVFSKMTLLRIRTTHHNPRVLDINTEHQRVYQAITHQQTEEAIQAIREHLLASKRRVVEEVKAILAPS
- a CDS encoding amino acid ABC transporter ATP-binding protein, whose amino-acid sequence is MVQPSQSISSHSIADGTPAIIAHQVEKWYSNDFHVLKGVSLTVQRGEVVVIMGPSGSGKSTFIRTFNALEPFQKGSIEVDGIALTPKMKNVEAIRREVGMVFQQFNLFPHLSVLDNVTLAPMEVRRWSKQQAKDIAAELLERVGILDQAHKYPGQLSGGQQQRVAIARALAMQPKIMLFDEPTSALDPEMVREVLDAMRSLAQSGMTMVCVTHEVGFAREVADRIVLMAEGQLVEEATPQEFFTHPKHQRTQQFLSQILH
- a CDS encoding transporter substrate-binding domain-containing protein; the protein is MIQALSAIVKRFSTQLNLPQTWLKTAVITGISLLFTVSIVSCSTGSITAQQVAVDPSDSSSSAGEVAVGNTLDQILSTGVVKIAVPQDSPPFGSMGADGQPQGYDIEVAKLIAEALEVNLELVPVTSTNRIPYLQTNRADLVISSLGATPERAKSIYFSSIPYAPFFSGVYGPSSADISDYSDLSGYSVGVTQGSLEDLEVTDKAPEGVEIKRFEDNSITVSALLAGQVDLIATGNTIAGKVIQDNPTADLQNLFVMKNSPCYIGMRRGDLDMLQWVNVFIRHKRFSGEFETLSQEWFGEPLQIPAF
- a CDS encoding amino acid ABC transporter permease; this translates as MQDFTLSQILVNLLIATRWTIALSAIAFVGGGLAGFLIMLLRISPNPWLRSLSILYIELFEATPLLMQLFLVFFGLSVVFDLNLSPWLSAAIALTTYSSAFLADIWRGSVEAVPHGQWDASRSLGLSYPKQLRRIILPQAIRMSIPSTVGFAVQVIKGTSLASVIGFIELTRSASSISNITFQPFLVYSIAAVIYFCLCFPLSLWSKRLEKQFTYGN
- a CDS encoding amino acid ABC transporter permease; protein product: MDYNPQFSVVWNNAGLFIQGVWLTFQITGVAIAFGLLLGILGAIGRTSDNRIANGIAIAYVEFFRNTPFLIQLFFFFFGLPSIGVRMSPWQAAVLALAINFGAYATEIVRAGIEGIAKGQVEAGLALGFKPFQIFRHIVLIPALGNIYPALVSQIVIAVLFSSVVSQISAEELTFVGNYLQSRTFRSFEIYLAISLIYVALVWCLKAIAFLVQRRFFAFTQYIR
- a CDS encoding peroxiredoxin-like family protein, encoding MSVSSQSPSQSSDLWTLFHERPHLRVSDGAAVPLWEDGESAPYFLILLWPQLGDFDSLEYAWWLQRDAQRLQDLGVAVRAIGIGDRNSGQRFCTYTGFPADCLWVDPTASLHQQLSLYPGLSLKPPGFSAAQRAWLNLLLMCAGIGSPGTLAEVFRGYRGDRQAPQLIGDDQVVHAAPLPPLRGSWFQWAGGQGFQRPFELATLRLRNMAEALGHWTTYVPKADYLTQRGATFLFDAQGHLLYEHRDRAILGFSETMSNPLDFLSAVSMNQADSGVAESPTGCAQEP